The Ciona intestinalis unplaced genomic scaffold, KH HT000034.2, whole genome shotgun sequence genome has a segment encoding these proteins:
- the LOC100180590 gene encoding uncharacterized protein LOC100180590: MPYVGERLVVKEIISKGNILNDNDVGVDYLGHSVYAEALAQRIQSVNTPITIGLFARWGSGKSFLVKHVKDYLRRYQHQYHVTKQEKQNNYCKHGPTRCCVHTFVLTFMVFLVVTCSVFAVSPVLLTQYVQHSKLNTTINGTTISTATISQSFDFTKLVRYLSLSILLLCLVLVSVIVCCNQNWWSSEFFGNFRLISYAAFTKLPSTKDPTSIIRDTMEGEVEHILREEESVDNMEYKDQRYIFVDFNAWEYAGSDTLWAGIVTNVSDAIEAEFGSVTSRLFRMLTVELISPEVTSCRLFIKLNEADQTLKEEIKEIMLQYGVVLDLKLYNSEQQGVTCDGWWIVDYSYSGDAANAKQYLELQDIEATFDDPGTRKPREGSSDSLKDRTAKSNTNKNNHEVIEMNDINTGNGRSERNHLIEQLPETENKSKVENTGFWKHFRQHPKTTCNFPNLYWWILLTTSFISIPVITIVIADAMKLDVFRTPRAVPVAVQVVSWLPAVAGAAVVMMRLTWAMFHSQRNRVNTALAGAKGNMAAELGFMNKVKTEVHVITKLIECVRFTHKKNYKVVITIDDLDRVPLSQVKSVLEAVSILLSDRSSPFICLIALDSRVAVKCIEEDMGSALLKANVNGHEYLKKIINLPFCLPEIDNTSKQQYIGGLIDQGNKKKEYRRVPVVRDETRTRENARSFQPPPTLHAGNGHAATHFNDIPTVEMKETDITSISDDDEVDDTDGYHVPSNEMREFVQRSQIRGRAVVRNTHPTPNDTTPISNGEFIAQCKIFLYESEMVRSHLLGNPRNIKRIFNVLSLTTLIIGCSEKERKRAKLIKCLAQSTRPSSTQVNGYEAPPSSSAGINSAATEAVETENVRNKSFAQDMVFWIVLTDQWPYRVSYLLQVIEDADQRSNAGRRSEAIDDNTPLLEIYEKHVIPELHASMETIDGSLLSLDADPDILYSFLYRLMLNGNHLNKGRVSLLNKYTVNLDHSLKQSIAYQRDVADMERFEKARKAKEATAAVTTQNSSVINPALLPNERTFVPTTVVKADMQLPVPHNPCERVPQITAGEVLNTYNSNTNDTTSDNTTAN, from the exons ATGCCTTACGTCGGTGAACGACTGGTTGTTAAAGAAATTATATCAAAAG GAAACATTCTCAACGACAATGACGTTGGTGTGGACTACCTTGGACATTCGGTATACGCAGAGGCATTGGCCCAACGCATTCAAAGTGTAAATACGCCGATTACTATTGGATTATTTGCGAGGTGGGGTAGTGGCAAGTCGTTCCTTGTTAAGCATGTGAAAG ATTACCTTCGAAGGTATCAACACCAATATCATGTTACAAAACaagaaaagcaaaacaatTATTGTAAACACGGTCCTACAAGATGCTGCGTCCATACATTCGTTCTTACATTCATGGTGTTCCTTGTCGTGACCTGTTCAGTATTTGCAGTGTCGCCGGTCCTTTTAACTCAATATGTGCAACattcaaagttaaatacaacCATTAACGGAACAACAATATCAACCGCAACGATATCACAAAGCTTTGATTTCACTAAGTTGGTTCGGTACTTGTCTTTGTCGATCTTACTCTTGTGTTTGGTATTGGTCAGTGTCATTGTTTGCTGTAATCAAAACTGGTGGTCGTCGGAATTTTTTGGAAACTTTCGTCTGATATCGTACGCCGCATTTACAAAATTACCTTCCACGAAAGATCCAACTTCGATCATCCGAGACACAATGGAGGGGGAGGTTGAACATATCCTCCGGGAAGAGGAGTCGGTTGATAATATGGAATACAAAGAtcaaag GTATATTTTTGTCGATTTTAATGCTTGGGAATATGCTGGTAGCGATACTTTATGGGCAGGAATCGTGACCAACGTTTCTGATGCAATTGAAGCTGAATTCGGAAGCGTGACATCACGCCTATTTCGCATGCTTACAGTAGAACTTATTTCCCCTGAAGTCACGTCATGCCgcttgtttataaaactgaacGAAGCTGACCAGACCTTGaaagaagaaataaaagaaataatgttacaATATGGCGTAGTGCTGGATCTGAAACTTTACAACAGCGAGCAGCAAGGAGTAACTTGTGATGGTTGGTGGATAGTAGATTACTCATATTCTGGCGATGCGGCGAATGCAAAGCAATATCTGGAGTTACAAGACATAGAAGCCACATTTGACGATCCGGGGACACGTAAACCTCGGGAGGGCAGCTCGGATTCGTTGAAAGATAGAACCGCAAAatcaaatacaaacaaaaacaaccacGAGGTGATAGAAATGAATGACATAAATACAGGGAATGGAAGGTCGGAACGCAACCATTTAATTGAACAGCTACCAGAAAcggaaaataaatcaaaagtGGAAAATACCGGGTTTTGGAAACATTTTCGACAACATCCGAAAACTACTTGTAATTTTCCCAATTTATATTGGTGGATCTTGCTTACAACTTCGTTTATATCCATCCCCGTGATTACTATAGTCATCGCTGATGCAATGAAGCTGGATGTCTTTCGT ACACCACGGGCAGTACCAGTTGCAGTTCAAGTAGTCTCATGGTTGCCAGCCGTGGCTGGTGCTGCTGTGGTGATGATGCGACTTACTTGGGCAATGTTCCACTCTCAGAGGAATAGAGTGAACACAGCACTTGCGGGGGCGAAAGGGAATATGGCGGCCGAATTGGGATTTATGAATAAAGTTAAAACGGAG GTGCATGTTATCACGAAGCTAATAGAGTGCGTTCGGTTTACACataagaaaaattataaagtcgTAATAACTATTGACGACTTGGATAGAGTTCCATTATCGCAG GTGAAATCTGTTCTTGAAGCAGTGAGCATTTTACTGAGTGACCGATCGTCGCCGTTTATTTGTTTGATCGCATTAGATTCCAGGGTCGCCGTCAAATGTATAGAAGAAGATATGGGAAGTGCTTTGCTCAAAGCAAACGTAAACGGTCACGAATACTTGAAGAAAATTATCAACTTGCCCTTCTGTTTACCTGAG ATTGATAATACGAGCAAGCAACAATACATTGGTGGGTTAATTGACCAGGGCAACAAAAAGAAGGAATATCGCCGTGTTCCAGTGGTTAGAG ATGAAACACGAACAAGAGAGAATGCAAGATCATTTCAACCTCCGCCCACTCTTCATGCCGGCAACGGACATGCTGCTACTCACTTTAATGATATACCAACTGTCGAAATGAAAGAAACCGACATAACAAGCATAAGCGATGATGACGAGGTTGACGACACAGACGGTTATCATGTACCTTCTAATG aAATGCGCGAATTTGTACAACGGAGTCAAATCCGGGGGAGGGCAGTAGTGAGAAACACACATCCCACACCCAATGACACTACTCCAATAAGCAACGGAGAATTTATTGCCCAATGCAA GATATTTCTGTACGAGAGCGAAATGGTCAGGAGTCACCTATTGGGAAATCCtcgaaatataaaaagaatttTCAACGTTCTATCGCTGACAACACTTATCATAGGTTGCAGTGAAAAagag CGCAAAAGGGCTAAACTAATTAAATGCCTTGCCCAAAGCACGCGACCGAGTAGTACTCAAGTAAACGGCTATGAAGCGCCACCAAGCAGTAGTGCCGGTATTAACTCTGCAGCTACGGAAGCTGTTGAAACCGAAA ATGTGCGGAATAAAAGCTTCGCACAGGACATGGTATTTTGGATTGTGCTTACCGACCAATGGCCATACCGTGTGAGTTACCTGCTTCAAGTTATTGAGGATGCGGATCAAAGATCAAATGCGGGGAGAAGAAGTGAAGCTATTGATGATAACACGCCACTCTTAGAGATTTACGa AAAACACGTGATACCTGAGTTACACGCTTCAATGGAAACAATCGACGGTTCGCTTTTGTCATTGGATGCGGATCCGGACATATTGTACAGCTTCCTGTATCGATTAATGTTAAACGGAAACCACCTAAACAAGGGTCGTGTGAGTCTGTTGAATAAATATACCGTCAATCTGGACCAC